CCACAGCCACGACCATCTGCTCGCGCACAACCACGCACTGCCCAATATCCATCCGGCCAATGGCTTTGGCAATGGGCCAGCCGTATTCAAGGTCCTGCTGTTCCCGGCGACTCAATCCCCGCTTGGTCAACTGGCCCGCCGGGGTTTGCAACTCCGGCACAAAGCGCAGGGCTGAGACGACCTCCATCCCCTCACGGCGCAACTCCCCAGCGACAGCCGTCAACAGGGTGTTGTCGCTTTTGCTCCGCAGGTTCCACAACAGCCGGGCGGCCCTGAAATCGGGACGGATATCCAGGGCCCGCGGCTTATTGATGGCCCCAGCAAACACCACTTGGCGCACGCCGTGGGTGCGGAAAAACGCGACCAGTTTGCCAAGTTGCCCCAGTTTGAGCCATTGGAACCAGTCCGTTTCCGCAGCCAATCCGCTCGTGGTATTCTCCGCAAATCCCACCGCAGCCACGCCCCAGCCCTGGGCCTTGGCCCCGGCCGCAACCAGGGCGGGGAATTGGCCCTGTCCGGCCACGAGTCCCAGAACAGGCGGATCGCCGTGGGGCATGGAAGATCTCTCCGACAACGGACAACAAAAAATTGGGATTCTGGTGCAATGCCCCCTGGCACGGCTAAGCGGGCCACGCTGGGCATTACGTCGGGCAGGAGCCCGGTGCTTTTAGCCGCGGGTATCGCGTTCCTGGGGAATCACGCCGCGCTCGCTTTGGCGGATAAAATCGACAAAGCGGCGAACCTCCTCATTCTCCCCCCACTGCTCCAGCGCCTGGTCCAGGGTTTCCTGACGTCCCTGACCGGAGCGAAACACCAAGCTGTAGGTCTTGCGCAGTCCCTGCAGGGCCTCCTTATTGAACCCGCGGCGCTTGAGTCCGACCAGGTTGAGCCCGCGCATGGTCGCCCGTTCTCCGGCCGCAAGGACATACGGGGGCACGTCCTGGGCGACGCCGGTCTTCCCCCCGATAAAGGCAAATTCCCCGATGCACACGAACTGGTGCACGGCGGAGAGACCGCCGACCACGGAATGGTGACCTATTTCCACATGGCCGGCCAGAGTTGCCGCATTGGCCAGGATAACCCCGTCAGCGACCTGGCAATCGTGGGCCACATGGGAATACGCCATGAGCAGACAATCCGAACCCACCCGGGTGACGCCACCACCGTCGCCCGTGCCGCGATTCAAGGTGGCGTACTCCCGGATCGTATTCCGGTCCCCAATCTCGAGCACCGTCTTTTCCCCGTGGAATTTGAGATCCTGCGGAATGCCCCCGACGCAAGCGTAGGAGTGGACGTGGTTGTCCGCCCCTAGCACCGTGTGGCTTTTGATCTGAGCGAAAGCGTCCAGTCGCGTCCTTTGTCCGATGCTCACATCGGCTTCGATGACACAATACGGGCCAACAACCACATCCTCCGCCAAATGGGCCTCGGGATGGACAATCGCTGTCTCATGGATCTGTGCGCTCACGGTTAATCCTCCCGGTCCACAATACTCGCGTTGAATTCCCCTTGGGCGACGAGCCGCTGCTCGACCTGAGCCGTGGCCCGCATCTTCCACATATTGAGCTTATGACGCACATATTCGACGGAGAGATGCAATTGATCACCGGGGAAGACCGGTTGACGGAAGCGGACCTTTTCAATGCCGGTGAAGAGGAAGATTTTGGAACCAATGATTTCCGGCATGGATTTGACCACCAGTATGCCCCCGGCCTGCGCCAGAGCTTCCAGAATGAGCACCCCCGGCATGACGGGATAATCGGGAAAATGGCCCTGAAAATACGGCTCATTAAAGGTCACATTTTTTATGGCCTGCAGCGACTCATACGGAGCGTACTGCAGCACCCGGTCGACAAGTAAAAACGGATACCGGTGGGGGAGCATGGCCAGGATATCCCGGCATTCCACAACCGAAACGCTTTCAGACATTGGTTTCTCCTTGCGAGGCCAGGGCCGCCTTCAATGCTTCGACTTCTTTTTCGAGCCGCCGCACTGTGCGCGCCATTTCCGGCAGGCGCCCTTGTACTGCGGAAGATTTTAAAAAGGTGGCGTGGTCCATGGCCGGGATGCCGCTGACATCCGTGCCCGGCGGCAGGGATCGGCCGACGCCGGACTTGGCCCCCACGCGGCAGCCCTCGCCGATCTCCAGGTGTCCTGCGACGCCCACCTGGCCGGCAATAATCACGTTGCGGCCGAGTTTGGTGCTGCCGGCTATGCCGACCTGGGAGACCAGAATGCAGTTCTCCCCGACCTGAACGTTGTGACCGAGCTGGACCAGATTATCGATCTTGCTGCCAGAACCGATGCGGGTCTCTCCAAGGGCGGCCCGGTCCACGCAGGTGTTGGCCCCAATTTCGACATT
The sequence above is drawn from the Desulfohalobium retbaense DSM 5692 genome and encodes:
- the lpxA gene encoding acyl-ACP--UDP-N-acetylglucosamine O-acyltransferase; this translates as MSAQIHETAIVHPEAHLAEDVVVGPYCVIEADVSIGQRTRLDAFAQIKSHTVLGADNHVHSYACVGGIPQDLKFHGEKTVLEIGDRNTIREYATLNRGTGDGGGVTRVGSDCLLMAYSHVAHDCQVADGVILANAATLAGHVEIGHHSVVGGLSAVHQFVCIGEFAFIGGKTGVAQDVPPYVLAAGERATMRGLNLVGLKRRGFNKEALQGLRKTYSLVFRSGQGRQETLDQALEQWGENEEVRRFVDFIRQSERGVIPQERDTRG
- the fabZ gene encoding 3-hydroxyacyl-ACP dehydratase FabZ, with translation MSESVSVVECRDILAMLPHRYPFLLVDRVLQYAPYESLQAIKNVTFNEPYFQGHFPDYPVMPGVLILEALAQAGGILVVKSMPEIIGSKIFLFTGIEKVRFRQPVFPGDQLHLSVEYVRHKLNMWKMRATAQVEQRLVAQGEFNASIVDRED
- a CDS encoding LpxI family protein; translated protein: MPHGDPPVLGLVAGQGQFPALVAAGAKAQGWGVAAVGFAENTTSGLAAETDWFQWLKLGQLGKLVAFFRTHGVRQVVFAGAINKPRALDIRPDFRAARLLWNLRSKSDNTLLTAVAGELRREGMEVVSALRFVPELQTPAGQLTKRGLSRREQQDLEYGWPIAKAIGRMDIGQCVVVREQMVVAVEGLEGTNAMLKRAGDLGGRGGMAIKIFKPGQEEAIDQPSVGLSTVETMLEAGLTSLVVEAHTSLFFDRDASVALANRHGLCLYGRSDGQDGGD